Genomic DNA from Carnobacteriaceae bacterium zg-C25:
ACACACCAAAACGACCATGTCCTGTTTCTGATTGTTCAATAAACGTTAGTCCAACGGTAGCATTTCCTTGTTCATCAACTTGCAAACCGTTTTTTTCAAAAACAGCGATATTAGCACCATTATCGTTTGTGTTAGATGGCTCTAAAACGTTATAACGAACACCGTCTTCCTCTTTAACGGTTGCTTTTCCTTTAATGGCTGATGTCGCAGTCCAATCTAAATAACGACTGTTATCGCTAGAAGACACACTACTTGGTGGTGTCATTTCAACAGCCATAGCTTGATGATTTTGGTTTAGCGCAACAGATGCTAAAACCATAGAACATAAACTAATTGTAAAAAGTGTTTTTGTATACTTTTTAGTTTTTATAGTGTTTACCATATTTTTCCCCCTTTATTATTTAAACGCTTACATTTTTTCGGAAATTAAAAAGCCACACCCCCATTTCATCGCTTTAAAACCGATTCTTTCTATATATTATATTAAATTGATATATTAAATCTGTCAATTGTTTTCTACAAAAATTAGCACCAAATAAATTAGGATAAACCTAAAACAATCGTCATCTTTTTTATTGTTAAAACATAAATTTTATCGTTTGTTTGACCACAAAAAGCGATAAAAAATTTTAAATAGCCATTATTTTTTTCGTTACCACGACTTTTTGACATAGCACAAAAAGCATCGCTCATTTTTACGAACGATGCTAATATTCATACAACATACAATTATCTAAACCCTTGTGGATTTTGACTTTGCCATCTCCATGTGTCTTGACACATGTCTTCAATTGTTTTTTCCGTTTTAAAACCTAATTCTTTGAACGCCAAGTCTGTATTGGCATAGATGACCGCTAAATCTCCGGCACGTCGTGGTGCAATCGTGTAGTTGATTTTGACATCACTCACTTTTTCAAACGCACGCACTAACTCCAGAACGCTCGTTCCAACACCCGAACCTAAGTTATAAATCGAAACACCTGCTTTAATATAATTTAAAGCTTTTACGTGCCCTTTGGCTAAATCAACAACGTGAATGTAATCACGTTCACACGTCCCGTCCGGCGTTGGATAATCATCACCAAATACACTCAATTGTTTTAATTTTCCAACGGCAACTTGAGCGATAAAAGGCATCAAGTTATTCGGAATACCCGTAGGGTCCTCACCGATTAAGCCACTTTCGTGCGCACCAATTGGATTGAAATAACGCAACAACGTCACTTCCCAATCATTATCGGAAGCATGCACATCTTTTAAAATTTGTTCACACATCACTTTTGTATTACCATAAGGACTCATTGCCGAACTAATTGGCATACTTTCTAAATACGGCGCTTCATTTGTTGATCCATAAACAGTCGCGCTAGAACTAAACACAATTTTCTTCACATCGTGTGCTTTCATCACATCAATCAAAGTCACCAATCCATCTAAATTATTACGATAGTATAGCGTTGGTTTTTGAACAGACTCACCGACTGCTTTATGCGCTGCGAAATGAATAACTGCTGATATGTTTTCTTTTTCAAATACGGCATTTAATTCATCATAATGGCATACATCCACTTCATAAAATTTTGGTCTTTTCCCTGTGATTTGCTCGATTCTATCTAAAACAATGACACTACTATTGACTAAGTTATCGACAATAACAACATCATTACCTTGTTCAATCAACTCAACAACTGTATGGCTACCAATATATCCCGTTCCACCTGTGACTAAAATACTCATCATTATTCTCCTTCAAAAGATTGTTGCGTCAAAATAATTGGACCATCTTTAGTAATGGCTAACGTATGCTCATATTGGCAACTTAACCCACCGTCTTGCGTACGCGCCGTCCAACCGTTGTCGTCCATTTTCATTTTCCATGTTCCCGTATTCACCATGGGTTCAATCGTAATCGTCATACCTTCTTTTAAACGTAATCCTTTCCCCGCTTGACCATAATGTGGCACTTGTGGCCCTTCATGAATTGTTGGACCGATACCGTGCCCGATGAAGTCACGAACAACACCGTACCCTTCGCCTTCAACATACGTTTGAATCGCATGCCCAATATCTCCAATACGATTGCCCACTTTCGCCTGAGCGATACCGAGTTCAAGTGCTTTTTGTGTAACCGCCATTAATTTTTCAAGTTGTGGTGTAGAGTCGCCGACAACATAACTCCAACACGAATCAGACATTGCACCGTTTAAATCAATGCACATGTCGACCTTAATTAAGTCTCCCGATTTTAAAACACGCTTACTACTTGGAAAACCATGGCAAATTTCATCGTTCACACTTGTACACGTCGCAAATTCATAGCCTTCGTATCCAATTTGTGCCGGTATACCACCGCCTTCTACAATTTTATCATGAACAAATTTATTAATATCCATAGTTGTCAAACCCGGTTTAATAAACGTACGCAAAGCTTCATGAATACTCGCAAGCAATTGTCCAGATTTTTTCATTTCTTCAATTTCACGCTGTGATTTTAATGTAATCATAAATATTCTCCTATCTTGTCTATTCAACATTATACTAAACTTTCAAACGAAATTCTATAACACGACATTCCACCAAATAAAAAGCCTCCCTTTCGGGAGGCGAAACATTTATTATAATTTAACAACGTTTACTGCTTGAGGGCCACGTGCACCTTCGCCAATTTCAAACTCAACTGCTTGACCTTCTTCTAATGTACGGTAACCGTCTGTTTGGATAGCTGTGAAGTGTACAAATAAATCTTCACCGTTTTCACGTGTAATGAAACCGAATCCTTTTTCACCGTTAAACCATTTTACTGTTCCTTTTTCCATTTGGAAATCCTCCTGTTCGTGCTATGCACAAGTAATTCTATTCTTTGTAGTTAGTACGAACAAGTTGTTAATATCTGTTATCACTGACTGTACCCCTAAATCCTAACAAAAAACATTATAGTTATTGTAACACATTACCGTATATAACTGAATACTTTTTCTAAAATTTATTATAATATTCGTTATTTTTTTCGATTTTTACACCATTTCTTCATTTTTTTCTTCATTTTTTTGCTGTCATTAGCCTTTTTGACGTCATCACTTATCTAAAATCCGGATTATTAAGCACTTTTAATTGCACCTTTATTTTTTACGTTGTAAACTAATTGTATCAAAACAAAAGAGGTAACTTATGGTTAAATTTATTTAT
This window encodes:
- the galE gene encoding UDP-glucose 4-epimerase GalE, yielding MSILVTGGTGYIGSHTVVELIEQGNDVVIVDNLVNSSVIVLDRIEQITGKRPKFYEVDVCHYDELNAVFEKENISAVIHFAAHKAVGESVQKPTLYYRNNLDGLVTLIDVMKAHDVKKIVFSSSATVYGSTNEAPYLESMPISSAMSPYGNTKVMCEQILKDVHASDNDWEVTLLRYFNPIGAHESGLIGEDPTGIPNNLMPFIAQVAVGKLKQLSVFGDDYPTPDGTCERDYIHVVDLAKGHVKALNYIKAGVSIYNLGSGVGTSVLELVRAFEKVSDVKINYTIAPRRAGDLAVIYANTDLAFKELGFKTEKTIEDMCQDTWRWQSQNPQGFR
- the map gene encoding type I methionyl aminopeptidase, with the translated sequence MITLKSQREIEEMKKSGQLLASIHEALRTFIKPGLTTMDINKFVHDKIVEGGGIPAQIGYEGYEFATCTSVNDEICHGFPSSKRVLKSGDLIKVDMCIDLNGAMSDSCWSYVVGDSTPQLEKLMAVTQKALELGIAQAKVGNRIGDIGHAIQTYVEGEGYGVVRDFIGHGIGPTIHEGPQVPHYGQAGKGLRLKEGMTITIEPMVNTGTWKMKMDDNGWTARTQDGGLSCQYEHTLAITKDGPIILTQQSFEGE
- a CDS encoding cold-shock protein, with translation MEKGTVKWFNGEKGFGFITRENGEDLFVHFTAIQTDGYRTLEEGQAVEFEIGEGARGPQAVNVVKL